Part of the Onthophagus taurus isolate NC chromosome 11, IU_Otau_3.0, whole genome shotgun sequence genome is shown below.
TTATTTGCTTTAAAGTGCACTTTATTTGATCGTTATATCTCAACTCGTTcgtgagatatgattttttttaaatttctgttttcagaacaaacttttttaattttatttctaggaatatttcagaaaatatTAACAAGGAACTTACGATACGGAAAAGAATGCTGTAACAAGAGGAAGTGGGTTTGTTTGCCGAGGAATTCTCGGTACTGACCCTTTCTTTgacctttttttttgatataacaaaaacaaactaaACTTCAGTAACCATATGGGGTTGGAGATAAATTCGTTTGAATATCTTATCAATTTGGAATGGAAACATAATAAACacttataacaaaatttaaacagtatattttaaacatttaaatcaaATGCATATACAatgtatataaagaaaaaatattgtgatataaagtttagtaatttaatccaaaatattatttagttaGAGAAAATTAGATCAGTTTATTGTACTAGGTGTATTATAATTCATCTTTGCACATAGAAAGTAAAAGTGAGTATGTAATTAAAGTGCTTTAAATTGAAAGTAGcataaataaatcaacattTTAATCAAGTAATTACTAAAAACAATTCCCTATTcgtttaaaatgtatttattcaACGTAGTACATTTATTCGTATGTAATTTACACATCATTACGATTATTTATTGGAAATTTTCCATGATTCactctttattttaaatataggCCAACTCCAAAGCAAATTTGGTTGCATAACTTCtaacttttttctgttttatgtttaattacgaattaaaatacatttaattattaattaatttattaaattatatagcataaaaatgattgataatttaaagtggataaacatttaaatattgtggtattttaaaatttctcccACGTCATAGTGCAAAATAAGTAGCGCCACCTTTCGGTTTAATTCGTACCATTCGCCCGAAATACGTAGATTTACGGAGGCAGCGGAAGTGTTCGGAGTGGCGAGCATGCAACAGAAACCATCGAAATATGGCGTAAAAAGGGGACTTTAAGGAAACGTGTAAggtttttttcttgtttttggtAAATGCTAAAGGAATGTGTAAAGTGTGTGAAGAACGTTCGTTGCGCGGATGAGGACGCGGTGCGGTTCGTCATCAACATCAGGTCGTTTGGATGCGACACGCGAACAGCGCCAGCAGCAGTGCCGCTTTCAAGATGGTGGCTGTATTTTGAAGACCCCTTTGTGTCCCGTATGTCAGCATGAAACTTGGTGAGATCGCCGGAGACTGGAGGTTCGACAGGTGAGTTCccaaaaacgaattttatgCGTGTTACAACACGCTTCGTTTTCCGACATTTTGGTCCGGGCGGCCCCCTTTTATTCGCAATTTCCCTCAATTACAACACTTTCGGTGGCCCCTTTTTAAACTCCTCAACGATTTGTAAGCTTGTAACCGAAAACGTTTCAAATTTCGTACTTTACGCATAGATTACTTTAAAAtacgtttttattaatacgatttttttttcgattacggttaaattatttgaatttttgtagGTGGACGCCCTTAATTTCACTCGAAATTGTTACCATATGTTACTTAAAAAACTGTTTCAGCAATCAACAAATGTACTTTGGTGGATTTTTGGACCTGAAATAACTTGGCCTGTTTATCAAAAATACTTCGTCGCATAGGCATACGGATCTAGAAATAATTCGAAAGGCATCGCgccttatttttatttttttcgaaacCTTGTTAAATGGAAACCGTAAATATTTTTGCGAcagcattattattattctttgacattaaaattgtttttttttttatattatttaggACTTCATACttctttattttagttatttatcGGTTTTGCGGTTCTGCTGTTATTCTCGTATCGTGTAATGTGAAATTATTGACTTTCTCTATTCCACTGGTCAATATTTTGTTAGTTAAACTTATCTAttcgttaataattttatatccTGTCATGTTTATCCCTTGATAAAATACCTTAAgtaatgtttgttttttttgtaggaGTGTTAAAAACATGGTTTGAAGGTGacttcaaataatattttaagattttagtGAGTTTTACAGCGTCTAATGAACTTAACTGAACTTtttccttattattattatgtataagACGATAATTCGTCAGTTTAATGcaatttaggttggtaccaTATTGAAGTGTGAAATTAAACGCATATCAAATCATGTGTGAAATTCGCCCTTTAGTTGACAGGTGGTTTAAAAATCACACTCTTCGACGGGCTTCGTCCCTCAGACCCTAAGTTTGATGCTTATTCCTCCcacaataacacaaaaatgtatatacaccctgtatatatacagTCCATGCACAAAAGGTAGAGAGTCAAACTAGTgataacttaaataaaaatatcgaaaGCTCACTCATTCAACTATGCAACAAGAATCGGTATTCATTGTATATTATATCTaccataaaatattaattttaaatatgagTAAGTAAGTACAGGGTGGGGCAGAATGGAAGGGCGTTTTCGAAATGAGAATAACTCAGCTGttgtttaattaacaaaaagttACAATACCACCAATGGCCACCGCCTTGTATTTCGTGCAACATTGTAAGATGTAATCATTCTATCAACTACATCAACACCACTCTGCATTATTATAGAATGTTATAACTtctggtttttattttcaccGAAATTTACCTTCCTATTATTATACAAAAGCAACCGAAGAAATGAGCGCTTGAGAGTGAGAGACTTTCCCTAAATACAAGAAACTCGGTATAGTTACAACGCAGGAGATGCCCCAGGAACACTTTATACAtgattaaaatcaattatctATAACGTTTTTGTCATTTATGATAAAAAGTTAGATGGAAAAAAAGTTACACGACACTGGGGTTGGGTCTAATAGGCCCAATAATTAAACGACAAAACATAAAGTTGACAAAGAAAAACTTGTATTTAGTAAAAATAAGAAGATACTATAAAAAGATGACTTGGGGTCTTCCACTGGAGGGTTAATCATAGGTTCAGAAATATTATAAACGATATGGGAACAAAAATTTCCGTGCTGAGAaaacctattttattttacaagtGACACGAGTACGCTTAATTTGGAGCAATAGTTTGCTTATATTTAAGCCCCATATATGGTGTTGGACCATTGTTGCGCCATATTGCAGATACTCCAACAGGAATTACCAGTTAGAACAACGCGTTTCATGGACATTTTCTCCACACACGTTTCATTATATCGATGTTGCTTAAGCCAAACGGCATAAACGACATTTACTTGATTTATCagaaaacacaaatttttgcaatttgtttGCGGTTATGCCGCGTTAACTGTTAGatgcaaattttaaaaaaccatCAGTTTAGTTGAACGTTTTATGGATAGAATTAGCAACGGGTGTTAGAATAATAAACTAAGTGAGAATAAACCTACTTACTCGCAGATAATTTCATACGCCTTGCAATTAATGATTGTGGCAAGTGGTGTAAGCATTTGGTAAGTAATAGTGGGGCATTCCTCAAATAATCAGCTATTCCTCACGACTCAGTGGGTTTACCCGAGCTTCGGATTATTCTTGGCCTCTTGTCTTTTTCTTCATCAACCTGTGATCGTTCACTTCTGAACATAAGTCTCTCATAGAAATATGTCTGAGTGAATGTGAAGCCACTGAGATAACCGTACGTCCGTAGTGATTCCCAAATACTTGGTTTTGTGGCGTCAAGGGATGATTTCGTCGAAGATCAGTCGGATAGAGTTGTTGCAGAGTTCTTTTCTTCGCCCAGTTCTCGAGAAAAGCAATGGATTCTCCAGGTTCGATACTTATATTATTATCTCTCTCTCTCCCGTAGAGACATTTTTGTTTCTGTTggttattataaaatctatCATGGATTTTTTTCCCTGGTATTTTTGAATGTGTTATGTATTTATGTTATGGTTCGTGGGAATATAAGGTATTTTTGATACACATGCCGAAGAGTGAGATCACAGAATAACAAGTTGTGGTGCTATGGCACTAGTGCCATAGATTAGCCATCCTATTGCCATTATTTTGGGGGAAGCTTACAAGAACAACATATTTTGCAATTATCATATCCAACTTAATCATTTCTGCAACCTATTTTGTACAATCCAATCGGTACAAAATGTATATAAGTTTACTTGACATGAGGATaagcgtttttttttaactcgcCTCTCACTTCAAAGCCTTCGTTTAAGCCTTTTGAAGTTGTCGACATTCTTAAATAACacacgaatttttaagaagataattattatcatcaagcaACCCCCAAAAATGATTGAACTCGTAATATTCAAGTCATGTTACAAACATACCGGTTTATGTCCATATCGGATTCTCGtttcattttaatgaatttacaCTAACAAGGGCTGGAAATAATCCTCTTAGTCATTACCCCTTATAACTCTTTGACCCAAATGCGTCAGATCAatctcattaaaaataaataatagtctatatttacttttctcgtctgtttttttaatgtcataTAAGCGACTATATAATTTACAGTGTGATATGAATCATATCTTCAACTGTTGAAATTAAGTTATGACGAAAAATGTGAATCTTTCAAAATCACCTAAACGGAAGTTTGCCTTATCGTGGCAGATTGTAAGTACAAACACTAAATATTAGTGTAAATGGTACTTTTCACcgtaaaaatttgtactaGATATGGTGAACAAGTTTATGACTTCTTAAGGAAGTAAGGtagaatttgaaaagaaattcgTTATCGCATATTGGGCTGTTCTTTTGCCGCTCATAAGTAGCGTATTAGCTAATAAAGCTTTCTCAACCTACacttatataaaaagtaaGTACAGCAACGGACTTTCCAGCGTAAGTTGGGACCTAAGTTAGTTATTGTCAtcttttgattcaaatttaaagtatTGAGTGCTGCCAAACAGCCTCATGGTTcccattaatttaattagtattaGTGTTTTCGGAACTTTCATTcctttatattatattgtggGTGTTTATTCATTGTGCCAATTATGTGAAAAGTGTATTGAAAAGAAGCATCATTTGAAAGTAGAAATCGTTTAAGCTAGACGTTACAAATTGGAGTTTGTGAGGCTTACGAGGTCTTTCAGGACTTTTGCCTTCTTGTAAatcgtttcaaatttattgtacCAATCGTAGATTATCTCCCTTTGTAGTTTGCCAAAACTTGTTCGATAATGTCGTTAGACAACAGTAGCGGGGGGTTGTTTTGGCAAATTCGAGTTAGTATGGTTTGTGgcgattttcattattattctTGTTGGTGTATTATTACCAACTGTTTTATATCGATTTGTATAACAAATAAGGTGTTGCTAAGAGctaatctttgttatttatttgttttataataatatccAATTGAATACAGTTACTTAACGTATTTTCGTGCCAAGAGCTAATTTCAACGAATAATTATCActcaaattatttatagttaACGAGTctcttgaaaataataataataataatcaagaaAATTAACCGAATCCGATCAAATTATAGTAAGAAGAACTTAACTTGGCTCGTTAATTAGTAAATAACGGTATTTCGTTGATAATAATCAACTTTCaacgttaatttatttaagagTAAGGATTTTTCGCGCCTTGTGACATATTTAGACTTAAACATtctgtataaataataaaaaaagttattaaataaaagtttaacatgACATCAAAATATCCTTAATCACACCGATGTAAAGTTTGTTATTATGACTTTGTTGTgtaactttaaagtgattgaTGACTCTTAAGATTTTATCATGTTCAATAAACCATTCGTGttattattcttaataaaaagGTCTACAATCGAATTCGTTGGCGCGTTTATAATTGGATTATATAAATGTGGTGTTTTGGAAAAAAGGCGTTGTTGTTATGTTAAAATTCGTCATCAAGGAACTTTCTAATCGATCGGATTTGGGATGGTCGAAATAAAGTTCGTAAACAAAATACGAGGACGAGCGCCGCGGCGTGCGTACGTGATGGGCGTCGTAATcagtattatatttttttttgggagaCCCGTTTAGAATATTAccttagttattatttttaaccaGTCAATTTCTCGGTATCTTATCTTCGTTTTCGTTTGTCGGTACACTTAAACCAACCGACacggtttatttttatttcattattatttttttgtcgtTACAAATAGAAACTTTTTCGCTGAGTTGTTTTTTTCTCTCCTTTATTACTTTATTGTTCACGCGTTTCCCATATAAGAAACTACCCAGCAAGAATGGAATTATTAGCGGTCTGGTGTTGACGTCACTTGCGTTGCCACGTTGAAGAAAACAACGCGTCGCCCTctttctattaataaaatcgtcGAACAGGCGTCGTTCGTGATTGCAAATTTCTAATCATCACGCCTGTTGGTTTATTTATCATCGAAACGGATAGAGATAAAATCCTTGACTTGGATTTGTGTCGGTCGCCGCGAAAATCGCAAGACACAGTCAAGGATCCGTtccattttttgttgttttttttgtttgttgtttttttgctAGATTTCATTTGGTAGTCATTCTCGCGTTACGTTATCGACTGTAATGGTAACAAAGAGTTTGAGTTGACGCGCGTTACTCTGCCGTATTTTGCAACACTTGTTGAGACCTTGTAATAGATACGACCGTGTTGCTAGAATACTGAAGCAAAAGTGGAACGGAGAGCTTTCCATCGCCGGCGGTCGTTGTTAATAATGTAATTGTTTGCTTTCTTGTATCCACAAATATTgaggatcaaaaatgttttaaaaataaattaaaatagaattattATCTTTTACTTACCTCACGTGTTTTGTGCAGAATAAATAATATTCGTAGCGGTTTCGTTGCAGGAAACGCCACGTGACATGTTCATCACGTCCCAGCAGCTGGCGACAAGTAGCGGGAACGTATCAAAGCGCAGAAGACAAGAACAGTACGTTAGCGGTCACGAGGGTACAGGCGACGCGCACCATCATCATCAACAACAACACCACCAACAGCAGCAACAACACGGCCACGGCATTCATAATCACGGCGGTAGCGTGATCCACGTTGGTGGCTCCGGCGCCTCAGACCAATTTTTGGCGACGCAGCATCAGCAACAGTTACATCATCATCAGCAACAACCGCAACATCAACCAAATCCTCTTCAAACGAGCGTTGCGGTCTCGTCTGTGCATACTTCCAGCCAGACGGACACGAACGGACATGCTGTTGGTAGCCCTGCTAACAATTCAAAAACGTTTGTCAGGGCATCCACTATAAAGTTGCTTGATAATTATCAGCGAAGCGGCCAAAAggtaaataaaacgatttaacAAAAAGATAAATTGTTATGGTACGTTCAGACTTCTTTATCTTGATAtataatgtatattttttttgatgtattcATATTAATGGGAGGTTTAATAACTTTTCGCTCATTTCAGAATTATTTGTCTTGTAATGATTTATGTACTTGAAACCCGAAGTAGAATTAAGAGTGAATTCCAGTAAATGCTTTATATTATTCCAAGAATATCAGAGATGCTAATAGATTTTCTAGGATGTTTTGCGGCAGCTTAAATTGATATCTTGTTAGATTATTGAAATTTGTGTCAAAATTTAGTTCGAAATCTTTCTTGTGTCTCTCTCCACCTCATCGTCCCATCTTTTCCCCCGCTACTCTTTCTCCAACTTTGTTTTTCCGGTAGCTACGTCTAGTCGTATCCGCTTCCTTGTGCCTAATCACATGTCTTGCCTATCTCagtcttataatttttatcctTTTCATTACTTTCTTCTCTATACTCTTGAAGGCTTCATTCACTGCAACAATTTCTGCATGTTATGTCAATATCATAATTTATCCTAGAATTTGGACTGATTTGATATTACTCTAGAAGTTTCTACTTCCGCCTCTCTAATTACTTTCTTTAGCAATTTTTACCAATTGACACGAGAACACTTCTCCTTGTCGCAGTCCATGGTCTTGTATCTTTAGCGGACTCCTTCCATCTCTTATTGTCACCACTATCAATTTTATCAGCTTTTTGGGATTACCAAAACTAATCATAGCTTTTATTGGTTTGCGTGTATCTATGTTATCATTATGCAGTAACGGAATATTTAGTCCGCTGTTGGTCGTCCAGTTTAGTAGTTTCTTAATATCGTCTCACTGAATTGAAGCTTCTTTCTCCCAGTACCGTATTGGCTCTGTAATTTCTGCATTCTAGTTGACTCCCCTTTTTGTGTAACGGgtgtatttaaatatatatacataacgttttaattttcatcTTGAAAATGTGGTTTATGGTTTATATCGAGTGTGGTtccataaaaacattttagcACATTTGCTAGATATGATCTAAGATAAAAGAGGAGTGCTATGTTTTCATGTATCTTACAGATAGTTTTTGCTCAAAAAGTCGTTGTAACAATAAGTATGTGATATTTCACCTTATATGTATAAGTATTAAAAGGGTTGATATAATTCTTCACTtttgcattattattattttgtttatataccTTAGCGATTAATATTGTGCGCTCAATTCATACATATCAATACTTTTGGTTATTTTTCCTTCGATATATACTCAAGTAGGATCCAATTAATTACTATTACACTCAATGTTACTATCAATCTTGTACAAATAACTTGAAATAGAAATTGAACAGCATATCGTAATGCCTCGGCTAAATATACGGGAAATATATGATTTCGTGTGAATTGATTGAGAACGTTTGCTGCTGTTACATTGAAATAAGTAagttattatttgaaaaattaaggtacgattaatttaaattattgcaTAATTTTGCTTATGTTAGCCTTGGTCGTTTGCGGCCGATGCGCTACAATTAATACCAACCCAAACTCGTTAACACATTCCACTGCCTCGTCTAAACATGTTTAATATCCTGCATTCAACTACATTGATTGAATGcgttatattaataataataattactcgTCGAGTAGGACTTATCAGATTATAACACAACATAACTAGTTCCGTTTTATCCCTAAAATAATGTTATGTATTATATTGTACGATTTCGCAACACGTGTCCCGAGTAAAACCGAAGTTGACTCGATACTTTTCGAGCTTAGCATGAAGTGTGCACGATTTTATGCGATTTGTTGTTCAATCGCAAATTATTAGTGCGCAATCTCGCGCGTTCTATCGTGATTCGCTCTTTAAATGATCATTCAAGCATTCACTCGCTACTGTTTATGTCATGCAAACAGCAACTTCAGGTTGTTGATGACGTAGATGTTGATTCGCCgaattaagaattaagaacCACAACACTTTCTTCGAGTTAACTCATTattttgttagtttattttaattatacgGAGTCATTTGCAAAAAGTGAGTACTGCGATGGGTTGAGTTTGATCTGAACGTATCATTGTTGTgtgtatttattgttttttttgaaacatattttGTTATCTTGTGGAGTAGCGCAAGGCTTGGTCGCAGGAAGGTAATGGTGAAGGCGGGGAGGCGATCTCGCAGACAGATACCAACACCGCAACCACCACGACGGCTCACAGCAAGGTTGGGGTGGCCCCCGGGCCCAGCACCCAGGCCCAAGGtaagcaaaaaattaaactttaaatattactaaaaaatttcgttatttataCAATTATATCTAGAgtgactttaattttttataaacgatCCTTATCTCAAGACTACTGTGAGCTATCATATCACAACTAAACTggaatatttatgtatttttaaataaatattgggTATTTACGATATTCGCCTTAGCAACGTTAATCATTTATACCACTTCTAAATTTGAAATAGTCGGAATTTATATCTTGGAAATGTAttcgtttttttgtttctaatatACAATTAATTGGAATTTCCGTTAATAACGGTGGAATTTAAATTCCGAATGTTTCGGGTGAACAAGATAACATTATCAACAAGAAATAAAAGGCGAAAATTTTAtcgtaatttttattaatcagtttgtgaatatatttttttgccgATAAGAATTGAATTCTTGAGCgtgtaaacaaaatttgcgGTCTTCATCTCCGTAAAAAGCGTTTCGCAAGGAACTTCCAAAAAATTCCTGCGTCGTAGTTGTATAATGTTTTTGGCTGTGGCGGTGTCTTGGCGGATGGCCAAAATCCCGACCACGGCGGTATCAAGTGGACCTTAGTACGTGTACGATCGCCTTCGATGCACCACATATTATACAAAGATCATTTTCACGCCAGGGCCCGATTAGCGTCACCAACCTTCCGTTTTATCTTCCAATGTGTTTGAATCGTGGGGGACCGCTATATTAACAGATAATAATGCCTGTCATTATCTGGAATTACTGTTAAATGCTATACCCGTACGTGTCTGTGGACGGTGCGTAATAAGTAACTGTACACGGATAACTGAAGCGGGCGTTATGAATAGGTTTATTGGAACTGTatcattgaaattaaaacggttAAATTTCGATgtgataaaataatattatttattgatttttataaattaaaaaagaacgatttaattaaaactatatCAATCCAAACATTACAAATATTACATGTACTACAAatggtattttttattatttacgtaAGATTGTTTTTTTCATACGTcgattatttcatttttgttcaaCGAATCCATTTGGAATAATTTCCAATTTATGTTTGATGTGAAATAATTGACGTTATGGATATGACATTATttgaattgattttaaaagcaGCAGTTTTTGACAATAACGTAACTCGTAAcaaatcatcaattttgatataactttattaaattgcGTTgcattattgattaaaaactaaaaggctAGTTATTAACTTATCAATATCAAGagttaattgaattaatacCTATGAACATGTGGTGTAATGTGATGTACGGAATAATATAGAATGGGCGGATGCTGAGAATGAAGGGGTGTTTGATGAAGCAGGCTCTGGAAGCGGCGCGGATGGCGACTATCAGCTCGTTCAGCACGAGGTGCTCTTCTCGCTGACGACGCAGTACGAGGTGCTCGAGTTCCTCGGCAGGGGCACCTTCGGCCAGGTGGTCAAGTGCTGGAAGAAGGGCACTAATGAAATCGTCgcaatcaaaatattaaagaatcaTCCGTCGTATGCCCGACAggtaaaaatcattaatattttttttttttttataataatttttaatccaatttaatatttaaagggTCAAATAGAAGTAAGCATCCTATCGAGACTGAGCCAAGAAAATGCCGACGAATTTAACTTTGTCCGTGCTTTTGAATGCTTCCAACACAAGAACCACACGTGTCTTGTGTTCGAGATGTTGGAGCAAAATCTCTATGACTTCCtcaaacaaaacaaattcAGTCCCCTTTCCCTTAAATACATTAGACCCATTTTACAACAGGTCTTGACAGCGTTGCTAAAACTAAAGGTAATAAATACTTTACTAAAAGTAATAAagtaacaaattaatttatttatatttttttagcaacTTGGTCTTATACACGCGGATTTAAAACCAGAAAACATCATGTTGGTCGATCCAAGTCGTCAACCATACCGCGTTAAAGTTATTGATTTCGGCAGCGCCAGCCATGTCAGTAAAGCCGTGTGCAATACATACTTGCAAAGTCGTTATTATCGCGCACCGGAAATTATTCTCGGGTTGCCGTTTTGCGAGGCTATCGACATGTGGTCGCTTGGTTGCGTCGTTGCCGAATTATTCCTTGGTTGGCCGCTTTATCCAGGATCGTCAGAATTCGATCAAATTCGTTACATTAGCCAGACGCAGGGCCTTCCGACCGAGCACATGCTGAATAACGCGTCGAAGACAACCAAATTCTTCTATCGCGATATGGACAGCACGTACCCTTTTTGGAGGCTCAAGACGCCTGAAGAACACGAAGCTGAAACGGGAATTAAATCGAAGGAAGCTCGCAAATATATCTTTAATTGTCTTGATGATATTGGACAAGTTAATGTACCCACTGATTTGGAAGGAGGTCAATTATTGGCTGAGAAAGTTGATCGAAAGGAATTTATCGATTTGTTGAAGAGAATGTTAACGATGGATCAAGAGAGAAGGACAACTCCAGGTGAAGCTTTAAATCATCCATTTGTGAGGTTAGCGCATTTAGTGGATTACGCGCATTGTAATAACGTAAAAGCCAGCGTTCAAATGATGGAGGTTTGTAGAAGAAATGATTATAGTACAGCAGCTACAGCCACACATCATCAACCCGCTCAACAAACTCAATCTCTCGTTGCTAATTTCGTACCCAGCTCGAACGGAAATGTCACATTTACTATTAATAATCATCAAGTGCAGAGACTTGTACGCGATCGTAGTGGATATGATAACTTGGTAtgcttattttttaaattgaagtttgggaaattaattatattttgttgcagtaccaaatttatggaagaaatgtTGGACGACAATATGCAACAAGCAGCAGGGCTGATCCTTTCCAACATCAATTAGTTTCGAGTATTTTATGTCCTGCTAGTTATCCAGGAATGGGCGGATCTCCAGCGAAACACGTCACGGTCGTTCAGCAACCCCAACTTCAAATACAACCCCCAATACTAAGCCAACCTGCCCAACAGCAATATGTACCAGTTAGCGTCGTTGAACCAACAGGAAGACAAATGCTTCTAACTgtaagatattaattatttattaatcaataaatcgcaattttttatttcaattttagaaCGCTGTACAAACATCATGGCCTGCAAACCGCCAAATGGCAATAGTCCCATCATGGCAACAAATCCCAGCTCAACATGCAGCCATACAACAACCACTTTTATCTGACACTGCTGATTGGGGTAGACCGCTTTTAGTTGATTCATCAGCTATTTTACAAGATCAACGACCAGTATTTCCGGTGGATGTGGCGGCCGAAGTTTATAATCCGGCAATTGTAGAGCATACGGGTGCTACATGGGCGAGTAGCAAACGTACCTCGAAGAATCACCACATGCAACAGGCATCAGCGCCGCACCACGGTCATCATTTAATGGTACCAACTCATCACCGCGTCCAACACGACAAAAAGGAACAGACACAACTTAGCCCGGTGAAGAAGCGTGTTAAGGAAAGTACGCCGCCCTCAGAATTGCTCAATGGGTACTCAAACGTTCGAAGGAA
Proteins encoded:
- the LOC111415679 gene encoding homeodomain-interacting protein kinase 2 isoform X3, producing the protein MFITSQQLATSSGNVSKRRRQEQYVSGHEGTGDAHHHHQQQHHQQQQQHGHGIHNHGGSVIHVGGSGASDQFLATQHQQQLHHHQQQPQHQPNPLQTSVAVSSVHTSSQTDTNGHAVGSPANNSKTFVRASTIKLLDNYQRSGQKRKAWSQEGNGEGGEAISQTDTNTATTTTAHSKVGVAPGPSTQAQAGSGSGADGDYQLVQHEVLFSLTTQYEVLEFLGRGTFGQVVKCWKKGTNEIVAIKILKNHPSYARQGQIEVSILSRLSQENADEFNFVRAFECFQHKNHTCLVFEMLEQNLYDFLKQNKFSPLSLKYIRPILQQVLTALLKLKQLGLIHADLKPENIMLVDPSRQPYRVKVIDFGSASHVSKAVCNTYLQSRYYRAPEIILGLPFCEAIDMWSLGCVVAELFLGWPLYPGSSEFDQIRYISQTQGLPTEHMLNNASKTTKFFYRDMDSTYPFWRLKTPEEHEAETGIKSKEARKYIFNCLDDIGQVNVPTDLEGGQLLAEKVDRKEFIDLLKRMLTMDQERRTTPGEALNHPFVRLAHLVDYAHCNNVKASVQMMEVCRRNDYSTAATATHHQPAQQTQSLVANFVPSSNGNVTFTINNHQVQRLVRDRSGYDNLYQIYGRNVGRQYATSSRADPFQHQLVSSILCPASYPGMGGSPAKHVTVVQQPQLQIQPPILSQPAQQQYVPVSVVEPTGRQMLLTNAVQTSWPANRQMAIVPSWQQIPAQHAAIQQPLLSDTADWGRPLLVDSSAILQDQRPVFPVDVAAEVYNPAIVEHTGATWASSKRTSKNHHMQQASAPHHGHHLMVPTHHRVQHDKKEQTQLSPVKKRVKESTPPSELLNGYSNVRRNYSPGHQGHWQQHNQHPQPKQSSNHPHPNKFVAAAITINDTPSPAVSVITISDSEDETSVPKKSVVSSTHHNSGHRNQANGNNNNTTHQAQPGTSGAHRKNVISCVSVGDSDNEDHKSPTKMQEQIQAYQQQVIKNEPSQHHQPAPPTNYGAQSRKTRLLAKAQSECMLGNVQTKQEPGVEYHQHHRQNEYMVQQQQQPAPQQIQQQHCNAVCKEQVQNYQYANPSSGHLNNQEQIVYPTGNDKRVSWAPPAAHAPSSSHGNSRRHSAMPVVNLRDYNVTSNKEYAIQPPAAHSTRDSLSMGTREQHLLAPTKNWGPPQAMHHQSYRHSSTHLSPQPLTGAPRLSPQHPLAAAGQPLYHQTELYRRPAVYVTTTQPAYIPTTHQVAPAGRPLPPPPAHHASARPVLASHPSHPLPAHLQFPSHAQVASYGFAPLSPAKNHQYQSLWFAE
- the LOC111415679 gene encoding homeodomain-interacting protein kinase 2 isoform X4 — protein: MFITSQQLATSSGNVSKRRRQEQYVSGHEGTGDAHHHHQQQHHQQQQQHGHGIHNHGGSVIHVGGSGASDQFLATQHQQQLHHHQQQPQHQPNPLQTSVAVSSVHTSSQTDTNGHAVGSPANNSKTFVRASTIKLLDNYQRSGQKRKAWSQEGNGEGGEAISQTDTNTATTTTAHSKVGVAPGPSTQAQGSGSGADGDYQLVQHEVLFSLTTQYEVLEFLGRGTFGQVVKCWKKGTNEIVAIKILKNHPSYARQGQIEVSILSRLSQENADEFNFVRAFECFQHKNHTCLVFEMLEQNLYDFLKQNKFSPLSLKYIRPILQQVLTALLKLKQLGLIHADLKPENIMLVDPSRQPYRVKVIDFGSASHVSKAVCNTYLQSRYYRAPEIILGLPFCEAIDMWSLGCVVAELFLGWPLYPGSSEFDQIRYISQTQGLPTEHMLNNASKTTKFFYRDMDSTYPFWRLKTPEEHEAETGIKSKEARKYIFNCLDDIGQVNVPTDLEGGQLLAEKVDRKEFIDLLKRMLTMDQERRTTPGEALNHPFVRLAHLVDYAHCNNVKASVQMMEVCRRNDYSTAATATHHQPAQQTQSLVANFVPSSNGNVTFTINNHQVQRLVRDRSGYDNLYQIYGRNVGRQYATSSRADPFQHQLVSSILCPASYPGMGGSPAKHVTVVQQPQLQIQPPILSQPAQQQYVPVSVVEPTGRQMLLTNAVQTSWPANRQMAIVPSWQQIPAQHAAIQQPLLSDTADWGRPLLVDSSAILQDQRPVFPVDVAAEVYNPAIVEHTGATWASSKRTSKNHHMQQASAPHHGHHLMVPTHHRVQHDKKEQTQLSPVKKRVKESTPPSELLNGYSNVRRNYSPGHQGHWQQHNQHPQPKQSSNHPHPNKFVAAAITINDTPSPAVSVITISDSEDETSVPKKSVVSSTHHNSGHRNQANGNNNNTTHQAQPGTSGAHRKNVISCVSVGDSDNEDHKSPTKMQEQIQAYQQQVIKNEPSQHHQPAPPTNYGAQSRKTRLLAKAQSECMLGNVQTKQEPGVEYHQHHRQNEYMVQQQQQPAPQQIQQQHCNAVCKEQVQNYQYANPSSGHLNNQEQIVYPTGNDKRVSWAPPAAHAPSSSHGNSRRHSAMPVVNLRDYNVTSNKEYAIQPPAAHSTRDSLSMGTREQHLLAPTKNWGPPQAMHHQSYRHSSTHLSPQPLTGAPRLSPQHPLAAAGQPLYHQTELYRRPAVYVTTTQPAYIPTTHQVAPAGRPLPPPPAHHASARPVLASHPSHPLPAHLQFPSHAQVASYGFAPLSPAKNHQYQSLWFAE